In Blastopirellula sp. J2-11, a single genomic region encodes these proteins:
- a CDS encoding RNA polymerase sigma factor — translation MDTSASFLNSLQLASDDEAWDRLVGLYSPLIRGWLRRFGAAVDDIDDLVQEVLTVVFRRFPEFQKEPHAGAFRSWLRTIAANCLRDHWRKTNRRPKAVGGSDFVQMIDQLEDPHSGVSQLWNREHDQYVIQYLLEEIRPRFTSQTWSAFRQFALDGKSADAVSHELGMSINAVFIAKSRVMSCLRKQGQGLIDSNE, via the coding sequence ATGGATACTTCCGCCAGTTTTCTGAATTCGCTGCAACTCGCTTCCGATGATGAAGCCTGGGATCGGCTGGTGGGACTCTATTCTCCCCTAATCCGCGGCTGGCTGCGACGCTTTGGCGCGGCGGTCGACGACATAGACGATCTTGTGCAGGAAGTGCTGACGGTCGTCTTTCGGCGATTTCCAGAATTCCAGAAGGAGCCGCACGCCGGCGCGTTTCGCAGTTGGTTACGCACGATCGCCGCCAACTGCCTGCGCGATCATTGGCGAAAGACCAATCGCCGGCCGAAGGCGGTCGGCGGCAGCGACTTTGTGCAGATGATCGATCAGCTGGAAGATCCTCATAGCGGGGTCAGTCAACTTTGGAATCGAGAGCACGACCAATACGTGATACAATATTTGCTAGAGGAAATTCGTCCCCGTTTCACTTCCCAGACCTGGAGCGCGTTCCGGCAATTTGCGCTGGACGGCAAAAGCGCCGATGCGGTGAGCCACGAGCTCGGCATGTCGATCAACGCCGTCTTCATCGCCAAATCGCGCGTCATGTCTTGCTTGCGAAAACAAGGCCAAGGGTTAATCGATTCCAACGAATGA
- a CDS encoding discoidin domain-containing protein, with translation MAPTTAFYICAAAILISGSTYGAEADTAKNRYSSFPPITNIESGVSWPAGQALPIFATPADRLDAIAVQTLTIDEQIAFAALQGYVNRQQPRIYLQNARADEGRDTWAQTSTVALGPLNVFDYRDKYDLLAKYADEVDGLLLYDPSRSPHLRNLASTVAGLNRLLPVTAAMQQQIKRHGIELKVALDLTNLPLSSPLEVYEHLYDHYWEKCEKRLLVSARPSRGGDFHHTRDMAAACGAAVVWLDCRVPDERSLLEKFFGDMTAGKAIVLGWYATERSGITTASQFGIGTMPADHYVSSTLFSGGDHRIQIPPVPPKPTLANKAYIAIFISDGDNIQYTQHALRKIWDASASSRGQIPLNWTIAPGLVDIGPGILNYYYTTATPQDCFVAGPSGMGYAIPFNTLIEPGAAVGEYLTDPVRLDGYTSLTETYLQRAGLRAVTIWDNATPAQRASYAQNCRQLYGATVQNFKDVPSVAGSVEENRLPFDKLVIPYAGTYAHISRSLRSELKKWDGDAPFFLSYQVDIWGEMRPAKLVELAQQLNRQFPDKIEFVRADHYFNLYNETHHLPFNLAMSPRTKISAGHAADQAKLAIDGTPATLWNCNNLDAAWLQLDFGAPYRVSRYVIRHAGANGLQQQNTRAYTMQASLDGAQWSTIDAYQDNVENVTDVQIQPVLTRYLRVTIDEPGANGEASIADIEVYGSRLP, from the coding sequence ATGGCCCCAACAACGGCATTTTACATTTGCGCGGCGGCAATTCTGATCAGCGGCAGTACGTATGGGGCGGAAGCCGATACCGCCAAAAACCGCTACTCTTCCTTTCCTCCGATCACCAACATCGAATCCGGCGTCTCGTGGCCTGCCGGTCAGGCGTTGCCGATCTTCGCGACGCCGGCGGATCGGCTTGATGCGATCGCGGTGCAGACCCTAACGATCGACGAGCAAATCGCGTTCGCCGCCTTGCAAGGCTATGTGAACCGCCAGCAACCGCGGATCTATTTGCAAAACGCCCGCGCCGATGAGGGACGCGATACCTGGGCCCAGACTTCGACCGTCGCCCTGGGACCGCTCAACGTCTTCGACTATCGCGACAAATATGATCTGCTGGCCAAGTACGCCGACGAAGTCGACGGCTTGCTCTTGTACGATCCTAGCCGCAGCCCTCATTTGCGCAACCTGGCCAGCACCGTCGCCGGTTTAAACCGCTTGCTGCCGGTGACCGCCGCGATGCAACAGCAAATCAAACGTCACGGGATCGAACTAAAAGTCGCGCTCGACTTGACCAATCTGCCGTTGTCATCCCCGCTGGAAGTATACGAGCATCTCTACGACCACTACTGGGAAAAGTGCGAAAAGCGGTTGCTCGTCAGCGCTCGCCCCAGCCGAGGCGGCGACTTTCATCATACGCGCGACATGGCGGCGGCGTGCGGCGCGGCGGTTGTCTGGCTCGACTGCCGTGTCCCAGATGAACGGTCGCTGCTCGAAAAATTCTTTGGCGACATGACCGCAGGCAAAGCGATCGTGCTCGGCTGGTACGCGACCGAACGCTCCGGCATCACGACCGCTTCTCAATTTGGAATCGGGACCATGCCGGCCGACCACTATGTCAGCTCCACCCTCTTCAGCGGCGGCGATCATCGCATTCAGATTCCGCCCGTTCCACCCAAACCGACGCTTGCCAACAAAGCCTATATCGCGATCTTTATCAGCGACGGCGACAATATTCAGTACACGCAACATGCGCTGCGAAAAATCTGGGATGCGTCGGCCTCGTCACGCGGTCAAATCCCGCTGAACTGGACGATCGCGCCCGGCCTGGTCGACATCGGTCCCGGCATCCTCAACTATTACTATACGACCGCAACGCCCCAAGATTGCTTTGTCGCCGGGCCATCCGGCATGGGCTACGCGATTCCTTTTAATACGCTCATCGAGCCGGGGGCAGCGGTTGGCGAATACCTGACCGATCCCGTCCGTTTGGACGGCTATACCAGTCTGACCGAAACCTATCTCCAGCGAGCGGGCCTGCGTGCGGTGACGATCTGGGATAACGCGACTCCTGCGCAAAGAGCGTCGTACGCACAAAATTGCCGGCAACTCTACGGAGCGACGGTGCAAAACTTTAAAGACGTTCCGTCGGTCGCCGGCAGCGTGGAAGAGAATCGACTGCCGTTTGATAAGTTGGTGATTCCGTATGCCGGAACCTACGCACATATCAGCCGATCGCTGCGGTCAGAACTAAAAAAATGGGACGGCGACGCGCCTTTCTTCTTGTCGTACCAAGTCGACATCTGGGGCGAGATGAGGCCTGCCAAACTTGTCGAACTGGCACAGCAGTTGAATCGACAGTTCCCCGATAAAATCGAGTTTGTCCGCGCCGATCACTACTTTAATCTCTACAACGAGACGCACCATCTGCCGTTTAATCTAGCGATGTCGCCGCGAACAAAAATCAGCGCCGGTCATGCCGCAGACCAGGCGAAGCTGGCGATCGACGGTACGCCGGCGACCCTTTGGAACTGCAATAATTTGGACGCCGCCTGGTTGCAACTGGACTTTGGCGCTCCCTATCGCGTCAGCCGCTATGTGATTCGCCATGCCGGCGCCAACGGATTGCAGCAGCAAAACACGCGAGCCTATACCATGCAAGCAAGTCTTGACGGCGCACAGTGGAGTACGATCGACGCCTACCAAGACAACGTCGAAAACGTTACCGACGTCCAGATTCAGCCGGTCCTTACTCGTTATTTGCGGGTAACGATCGATGAGCCCGGCGCCAACGGCGAGGCCAGCATCGCCGACATCGAGGTCTACGGAAGCCGACTTCCCTAA
- a CDS encoding VOC family protein, with protein sequence MQVQRIVANTPTADPTLAKRFYQEVLGLDLLMDFGWIATYGSPQPMKVQISFMTQGGNDTPTPDLSIEVDDVDEALAAMQAARFPIEYGPVDEPWGVRRFYVRDPFGKLVNILAHQ encoded by the coding sequence ATGCAAGTCCAACGCATCGTCGCCAACACGCCAACCGCCGATCCCACCCTGGCGAAACGCTTTTATCAAGAGGTGCTCGGGCTCGATCTGTTGATGGATTTTGGCTGGATCGCGACTTACGGATCGCCGCAGCCAATGAAAGTGCAGATCAGCTTTATGACGCAGGGCGGCAACGATACGCCGACGCCGGACCTTTCGATCGAAGTGGACGACGTCGACGAAGCGCTGGCCGCGATGCAAGCAGCCCGATTCCCCATCGAATATGGGCCGGTGGACGAGCCATGGGGAGTACGTCGCTTCTATGTCCGCGATCCGTTTGGCAAGCTGGTTAACATTTTGGCGCACCAATAG
- a CDS encoding addiction module protein, translating to MSDQLQSTEEIIASALALSAAERLAVLGAIHHSLADPLLDHGPDDAASDAQAAWQAEIAQRAAEITSGDIMTIPAEEAEKMIRSDVPPAV from the coding sequence ATGTCAGACCAACTTCAATCGACCGAAGAGATAATCGCGTCCGCACTCGCTCTATCGGCGGCAGAGCGATTGGCGGTTCTAGGAGCAATTCATCATAGTCTAGCGGACCCGTTGCTGGATCATGGTCCTGACGATGCGGCGTCTGACGCACAAGCGGCATGGCAGGCTGAAATTGCCCAACGCGCAGCGGAGATTACGTCGGGCGACATCATGACTATCCCGGCCGAAGAAGCGGAGAAAATGATCCGAAGCGATGTCCCGCCTGCCGTTTGA
- a CDS encoding type II toxin-antitoxin system RelE/ParE family toxin, which produces MSRLPFEYHPAAMEKSIAAYQWYAQQSVSAAERFWNELVRARTLISQRPQGWTPYYHGTRCFQFRKFPYGLVYLELPDKIVGLAVCHLSRRPGYWKVRK; this is translated from the coding sequence ATGTCCCGCCTGCCGTTTGAATATCATCCTGCTGCGATGGAAAAATCCATCGCCGCTTACCAATGGTACGCTCAGCAGAGTGTTTCCGCCGCTGAACGATTCTGGAACGAGTTGGTTCGCGCAAGAACACTGATATCGCAGCGGCCGCAGGGTTGGACGCCGTACTATCACGGAACTCGCTGCTTCCAGTTTCGCAAATTTCCTTACGGCCTTGTCTATTTAGAACTACCAGACAAGATCGTCGGTCTCGCTGTCTGTCACTTAAGTCGCCGCCCAGGTTACTGGAAAGTAAGGAAGTAG
- a CDS encoding cytochrome c oxidase assembly protein: MNADFLSAISSSWQFSPSILFALVVSGWIYFRGWRSLRQRGSSRFPPWRLGAFFASLLTIFVALQSPLDALAPFSLQIHMVQHLLLMIVAPPLVWLAAPELPLLIGLPKWLRDEWIRPFARWRRLRLALAWIFRPQVAWIAFTATIWIWHAPYCYQLALESNFWHRVEHAMFLMASLLFWHPVMQPFPLRTTYSRWLLVPYLFLAGVQGTILSGILTFSHRVLYPHYAAAPNLWNITPLVDQSLAGAVMWIPTSLAYVIALFWIVAEQMSSGKAIAKRDGKYRSVTPAHRSPQPLGPRPSIWAPLLERRVVRLTLRWIMFTLAALIILDGLLGPQISALNLAGVAPWIHWRAILVISLIVGGNFFCAVCPFTVLRSVAKKFNLQYSFPKSLQNKWPSVALLALFFWAYEAFSLWDRPAWTALIVIGFFAVALLFDLLFVQAPFCKYVCPIGQFNFVQSLVSPSEVAVRSPDVCAGCRTRDCLAGNEQIAGCQLSLFVPKKQGNLDCTFCLDCADACPHQNITLVQLRPGVDLVSDAARSGVGRYSQRIDLAALIVVLLFAALLNAAWMTAPLVSLEETLTAAIGWGRLPIVTGGMLLGLLAAPFFLMQLLGKASLAMSAETADWRAPVMRFAPALIPLGLGMWLAHYSFHLFTSADSLLWATQRMANDHLATNFLIGGGVCSCCTAGSIAWLLPLELLFLDVGLCMSLWAAYRIAQREQPIPQIVLRTFAPWAIFLVIFFVACVWVLLQPMEMRGAYVAGL, encoded by the coding sequence GTGAACGCCGACTTTCTGAGTGCGATCAGCAGCTCCTGGCAATTTTCGCCGAGCATCCTCTTCGCGCTCGTCGTTAGCGGCTGGATCTACTTTCGCGGCTGGCGCAGCCTGCGCCAGCGCGGTTCGAGTCGCTTTCCCCCTTGGCGACTTGGCGCCTTCTTCGCTTCGCTGCTGACGATCTTCGTCGCGCTGCAATCGCCGCTCGATGCGCTGGCCCCGTTCTCCCTCCAAATTCATATGGTGCAGCATCTGCTGCTGATGATTGTTGCGCCGCCGCTGGTTTGGCTTGCCGCGCCCGAGCTGCCGCTGCTGATCGGGCTGCCGAAGTGGTTGCGTGACGAATGGATTCGCCCTTTCGCGCGTTGGCGGCGACTGCGACTTGCGTTGGCCTGGATCTTTCGTCCTCAAGTAGCCTGGATTGCCTTCACGGCGACGATTTGGATTTGGCATGCGCCGTACTGCTATCAACTGGCGCTGGAAAGCAACTTTTGGCATCGCGTCGAACATGCGATGTTTCTGATGGCGTCTCTGTTATTTTGGCATCCGGTGATGCAGCCGTTTCCCCTGCGAACGACCTACTCGCGCTGGCTGTTGGTTCCCTATCTCTTTCTCGCAGGCGTCCAGGGAACCATCCTCTCCGGCATCCTGACTTTCTCGCATCGCGTCCTTTATCCTCATTACGCCGCTGCGCCCAACTTGTGGAACATAACGCCGCTCGTCGATCAGTCATTGGCCGGCGCCGTGATGTGGATCCCGACCTCGCTCGCCTATGTGATCGCGTTGTTCTGGATCGTCGCCGAGCAAATGTCGAGTGGAAAAGCAATCGCCAAGCGTGACGGCAAATATCGGTCGGTCACGCCTGCGCACCGGTCCCCCCAACCGCTTGGCCCACGTCCATCGATTTGGGCGCCGCTGCTGGAGCGTCGCGTTGTGCGTCTGACGCTGCGCTGGATCATGTTCACGCTCGCGGCGCTCATCATCCTTGATGGGCTGCTGGGTCCGCAGATCTCGGCGCTCAATCTGGCTGGCGTGGCTCCCTGGATTCATTGGCGCGCGATCCTGGTGATCTCGCTGATCGTCGGCGGCAATTTCTTTTGCGCCGTCTGTCCTTTCACCGTGCTGCGCAGCGTCGCAAAGAAGTTCAACTTGCAGTACAGTTTTCCCAAATCGCTGCAAAACAAATGGCCGTCCGTCGCGCTGTTGGCGCTCTTCTTTTGGGCGTACGAAGCGTTCTCTTTGTGGGATCGACCTGCGTGGACGGCGTTGATTGTGATCGGATTTTTCGCGGTCGCGCTCCTCTTTGACCTGCTCTTCGTCCAGGCGCCCTTCTGCAAATATGTTTGCCCGATTGGTCAGTTCAACTTTGTACAGTCGCTGGTTTCTCCCAGTGAAGTCGCTGTTCGTTCGCCCGATGTTTGCGCCGGTTGTCGCACGCGCGATTGCCTGGCCGGCAATGAGCAAATCGCCGGGTGCCAACTCTCGCTGTTCGTCCCCAAAAAGCAAGGCAATCTCGACTGCACGTTTTGTCTCGACTGCGCCGACGCCTGCCCTCACCAGAACATCACGCTGGTGCAGTTGCGCCCCGGCGTCGACTTGGTGAGCGACGCCGCTCGCTCCGGCGTAGGGCGATATAGTCAACGCATCGATCTGGCGGCGCTGATCGTGGTGCTGTTGTTTGCGGCGCTGTTGAACGCGGCCTGGATGACGGCGCCGCTGGTGAGCCTGGAAGAAACGCTGACCGCGGCGATCGGCTGGGGACGCTTACCGATTGTCACCGGGGGAATGTTGCTCGGCCTGCTCGCCGCTCCTTTCTTCCTCATGCAGTTGCTCGGAAAAGCATCTTTGGCGATGTCTGCAGAGACCGCAGACTGGCGCGCCCCGGTGATGCGTTTCGCGCCTGCACTCATTCCCCTGGGTCTGGGAATGTGGTTGGCGCACTACTCGTTTCATCTGTTCACCAGCGCCGACTCGCTGCTCTGGGCGACGCAACGAATGGCGAACGATCACCTGGCGACCAACTTTCTGATCGGCGGCGGCGTTTGCAGTTGTTGCACGGCTGGATCGATCGCCTGGCTGTTGCCGCTAGAGCTGCTGTTTCTGGATGTCGGTCTCTGCATGTCGCTGTGGGCCGCCTATCGCATCGCCCAACGCGAACAGCCGATCCCACAAATTGTGCTGCGCACGTTCGCGCCTTGGGCGATTTTTTTGGTGATCTTCTTTGTCGCCTGCGTCTGGGTATTGCTGCAGCCGATGGAAATGCGAGGAGCCTATGTCGCCGGCCTGTAA
- a CDS encoding cytochrome b N-terminal domain-containing protein: MKTIKQVWDWLEHRLELRDSIWPVMRHPVPAALAKPIGWMYVFGSMTLTLLMLQIVTGVCLAMIYQPTAADAYASLEYLNYEAPFGWLLRAIHYWSATGMVVMLMVHMTQVFLMGAFKYPRELTWLVGVGLLTTTLVLAFTGQVLRYDGDSYWGVSVAVSAAGRVPLAGPSIVHLILGGEYIGSETLSRFFTLHVFILPGLLIGLLVVHLYLVVKRGISEPPTPGEPVDKATYDEEYEKLLEKGIPFFPHALYRDGVACAMAVLIVVGLAVIFGPKGPGEIPDPTLIHAEPRPDWYFLPVFAMAALSPPSMETFLMLGLPVIGILALAAVPFVAGSGERSARRRPVAVLVVLVTFVTLMVLGWYGATSPWSPDMEAWSSTPVPDGIVEKLTPLELQGAVVFQNKCCRNCHALEGAGGKRGPDLTEVGIRMNPEAMVRQVVQGGGNMPAYAQQMNSAEVTALVAFLVKLRPAGIPPAAVPSAAAESLVAAPTDAP; encoded by the coding sequence ATGAAAACGATCAAGCAAGTCTGGGACTGGCTCGAACATCGGCTCGAGCTGCGCGATTCGATCTGGCCCGTAATGCGTCATCCGGTGCCGGCGGCGTTGGCCAAGCCGATCGGATGGATGTACGTCTTTGGCAGCATGACCCTGACGCTGCTGATGCTGCAAATCGTCACCGGCGTCTGCCTGGCGATGATCTATCAACCCACGGCGGCCGACGCTTACGCGAGCCTCGAATATCTGAACTACGAAGCGCCGTTCGGTTGGCTGTTACGTGCGATTCACTATTGGTCGGCGACCGGCATGGTCGTGATGCTGATGGTGCACATGACGCAGGTCTTTTTAATGGGCGCGTTCAAGTACCCTCGCGAATTGACTTGGCTTGTCGGCGTCGGGCTGCTGACGACCACGCTCGTGCTGGCGTTTACCGGACAAGTGTTGCGCTACGACGGCGACTCGTACTGGGGCGTCAGCGTCGCGGTTTCCGCCGCCGGCCGCGTTCCACTGGCCGGTCCGTCGATCGTCCATTTGATCTTAGGAGGCGAGTATATCGGCAGCGAAACGCTCAGCCGATTCTTCACGCTCCACGTCTTCATCTTGCCGGGCCTTTTGATCGGCTTGCTAGTCGTTCACTTGTACTTAGTCGTAAAACGCGGCATCTCAGAACCGCCCACTCCTGGTGAGCCGGTCGACAAAGCGACCTATGACGAAGAATACGAAAAGCTGCTCGAAAAAGGGATTCCCTTCTTCCCGCACGCGCTCTATCGCGACGGCGTCGCGTGTGCGATGGCCGTCCTGATCGTGGTCGGTCTGGCGGTGATCTTTGGTCCCAAAGGGCCTGGCGAAATCCCCGATCCCACGTTGATTCATGCCGAGCCGCGCCCGGACTGGTACTTTCTGCCGGTCTTCGCGATGGCCGCCCTCTCGCCGCCGTCGATGGAGACGTTCCTGATGCTGGGACTACCGGTGATCGGGATCTTGGCGCTGGCGGCAGTTCCGTTTGTAGCCGGTTCCGGAGAGCGAAGCGCTCGCCGTCGTCCGGTCGCGGTGTTGGTCGTGTTGGTGACCTTTGTCACGTTGATGGTTCTGGGTTGGTATGGAGCGACCTCTCCCTGGTCGCCCGACATGGAAGCCTGGAGCAGTACGCCGGTTCCGGACGGGATCGTCGAAAAACTGACCCCGCTCGAGTTGCAAGGCGCCGTCGTCTTTCAAAACAAATGTTGCCGCAACTGCCATGCGCTGGAAGGCGCCGGCGGCAAACGTGGTCCCGATCTGACGGAAGTCGGCATTCGGATGAATCCCGAGGCGATGGTTCGCCAGGTAGTGCAAGGAGGCGGCAACATGCCGGCCTACGCCCAACAAATGAACAGCGCCGAAGTCACCGCGTTGGTCGCGTTTTTGGTCAAGTTGCGACCCGCAGGAATTCCCCCGGCGGCGGTTCCGTCGGCCGCCGCCGAGTCTCTGGTCGCCGCCCCCACAGATGCGCCGTGA
- a CDS encoding ubiquinol-cytochrome c reductase iron-sulfur subunit — protein MTHSPSTSDSPDEERRGLLQWSAIVLGALATAAAGVPIVGFLLGPLRKREDQWTSAGKVEQFPIGQTRLIDLENPLHSLGDGDAGKIAVYVRRADEEKFQIFAINCTHLGCPVNWLADAGLFMCPCHGGVYYEDGSHASGPPPRGLFQYEHRLEKGALLVKLGHLPTLQQPG, from the coding sequence ATGACGCATTCGCCATCCACTTCTGATTCGCCCGACGAAGAACGTCGCGGTCTGTTGCAATGGAGCGCCATTGTCTTAGGCGCCTTAGCCACGGCGGCGGCCGGCGTACCGATTGTCGGCTTTCTACTGGGCCCACTGCGCAAGCGCGAAGACCAATGGACTTCCGCCGGCAAGGTCGAGCAGTTTCCGATTGGCCAGACGCGCCTGATCGATCTAGAAAACCCGCTGCATAGCCTGGGAGATGGGGACGCCGGCAAGATCGCCGTCTATGTCCGCCGCGCCGACGAAGAGAAGTTCCAGATATTTGCGATCAACTGCACGCACCTTGGCTGTCCGGTCAATTGGCTGGCCGACGCCGGACTATTTATGTGCCCCTGTCACGGCGGCGTCTATTACGAAGATGGGTCGCACGCATCGGGTCCGCCGCCGCGGGGACTATTTCAATATGAACATCGCCTGGAAAAAGGCGCCTTGCTGGTAAAGCTAGGACACCTGCCCACGCTTCAGCAACCCGGTTAA
- a CDS encoding cytochrome c, with translation MRTTNVNAMVATTLLLAAMSIGCGKPDPADRFVRPDDITDFQVLFQQNCSGCHGAAGDLGPAPPLADPLFQAIVSDDQLRETIANGRSGTLMPAFEQEQGGSLTTDQVQILVTGIRETWKPASTPTNKLPPYQVSAADPAGLKDANVTTGKELFETSCAKCHGVGDGAGPLNEPALAKLMSDIVLRRLIITGRPDLKMPDYVTLGKKSHTGEALTSQEISDIAAYVRTLQQPTKIAALPADETQ, from the coding sequence ATGCGAACAACTAACGTCAACGCGATGGTCGCCACCACACTGCTGCTCGCAGCAATGTCGATCGGCTGCGGCAAGCCGGATCCGGCCGACCGTTTTGTGCGACCGGATGACATCACCGATTTCCAGGTGCTGTTCCAACAAAACTGTTCTGGCTGTCATGGCGCCGCCGGAGATCTTGGCCCGGCGCCGCCGCTGGCCGATCCGTTGTTCCAAGCGATCGTCAGCGATGATCAATTGCGAGAAACGATCGCCAATGGTCGGTCAGGGACATTGATGCCGGCGTTTGAGCAGGAACAAGGGGGCTCGCTGACGACCGACCAGGTGCAGATTCTGGTTACAGGAATTCGCGAAACTTGGAAACCCGCCAGCACGCCGACCAACAAGCTGCCGCCGTATCAAGTTTCGGCCGCTGATCCGGCTGGGCTGAAAGACGCCAACGTCACAACCGGCAAAGAGCTCTTTGAAACCTCCTGCGCCAAATGTCACGGCGTTGGCGACGGTGCTGGTCCGTTGAACGAGCCGGCGCTGGCCAAGTTGATGAGCGACATCGTGCTGCGGCGGTTGATCATCACTGGACGGCCCGACTTGAAGATGCCCGATTATGTGACGCTTGGCAAAAAATCGCACACCGGCGAAGCGTTGACGTCTCAAGAGATTTCCGACATCGCCGCCTACGTTCGCACGCTGCAACAACCGACAAAGATCGCCGCTCTCCCGGCGGACGAAACCCAATAA
- a CDS encoding heme-copper oxidase subunit III encodes MNKPSSEESIPIPPPVESEFPLSPAQVGMATFLCSEAAFFSTLVVAYLIYLGEDQTGPTPAESLSLTRAVINSAFLLGSSGTIMLAMNARKAKSLSGFSVWMFVTIALGALFLVGTAYEWEELIYQDGLTIGRNLFGTTFYTLIGFHAFHVTLGLVLLTVITCLERAGRLSAQSEATELVSWYWHFVDAVWIVIFGVVYWMGT; translated from the coding sequence ATGAATAAGCCCAGCAGCGAAGAATCAATTCCGATACCGCCGCCGGTCGAAAGCGAATTCCCGCTTTCCCCTGCGCAGGTCGGCATGGCGACATTCCTGTGCTCCGAAGCGGCGTTCTTCAGCACGCTGGTCGTCGCCTATTTGATTTACTTAGGAGAAGATCAGACTGGCCCCACGCCGGCCGAGTCGCTTAGTCTGACGCGAGCCGTGATCAACAGCGCCTTTCTGCTAGGGAGCAGCGGCACGATCATGCTGGCGATGAACGCGCGGAAAGCGAAGAGCCTGAGCGGTTTCAGCGTCTGGATGTTCGTCACGATCGCGCTCGGCGCGCTGTTTTTGGTCGGCACCGCTTACGAGTGGGAAGAGCTGATTTATCAAGACGGACTAACGATCGGCCGCAATCTGTTTGGCACGACATTCTATACGTTGATCGGCTTTCACGCGTTTCACGTCACGCTGGGACTGGTGCTGCTGACCGTCATCACCTGTCTCGAGCGCGCCGGTCGCTTGAGCGCCCAGAGCGAAGCGACGGAGCTTGTCTCTTGGTATTGGCATTTTGTCGACGCCGTTTGGATTGTGATTTTCGGGGTCGTTTATTGGATGGGAACGTAA